One Bartonella kosoyi DNA segment encodes these proteins:
- a CDS encoding iron chelate uptake ABC transporter family permease subunit: MDKRKKTICILTTLIIMACTVMSLYMTWNINVYTWTFRLTKLSSLFLVAYAISVSTVLFQTITNNRLLTPSIMGFDQLYILIKTVLIYFLGSLSLPFLNEQGQLILEALILILFSISLFRWLFSGSLKGLHLTLLMGVVLGGFFFSLRMFMQLQLNPDQMMSLTDIMFANFNKFNTSLISFATIIIFVMSLIGWRSRHFLDILALGRENALNLGVNYHKSATAILIFVSILVSISTALVGPVTFFGLLVANLSYELSPQAKHGVVVPIAILLAIICLVGGQFILEQIFHMAGRLSFIIEFCGGFVFLMLLMKGKVK, translated from the coding sequence TTGGATAAAAGAAAAAAAACAATATGTATACTAACAACGCTTATCATCATGGCATGTACTGTCATGAGTCTTTACATGACGTGGAATATCAATGTTTATACATGGACATTTCGTCTTACAAAGCTTTCCTCTCTATTTCTTGTTGCCTATGCAATAAGCGTTTCTACGGTTTTATTTCAAACAATCACGAATAACCGCCTTCTGACCCCTTCAATTATGGGATTTGATCAGCTCTATATTTTAATAAAGACTGTTCTGATATATTTTTTAGGCTCTCTTTCTTTGCCTTTTTTGAATGAACAAGGACAGCTTATTCTCGAAGCGCTCATTCTCATTCTTTTTTCAATAAGTCTTTTTCGCTGGCTCTTTTCAGGAAGCTTAAAAGGACTTCACTTGACGCTTTTAATGGGTGTTGTTTTAGGTGGCTTTTTTTTCAGTTTACGGATGTTTATGCAATTGCAACTCAATCCAGACCAAATGATGAGTTTAACCGATATTATGTTTGCAAATTTTAATAAATTTAATACGTCGCTCATAAGCTTTGCCACAATCATTATTTTCGTTATGAGTCTGATTGGATGGCGTTCACGTCATTTTCTTGATATTTTGGCTTTGGGACGTGAAAATGCTCTTAATCTTGGCGTTAATTACCACAAAAGTGCGACAGCTATTCTTATTTTTGTTTCTATTCTCGTCTCTATTTCCACTGCTTTAGTAGGCCCCGTCACCTTTTTTGGACTGTTAGTTGCCAACCTTTCCTATGAACTCTCTCCTCAAGCAAAACACGGTGTTGTTGTGCCAATTGCAATATTATTAGCGATTATTTGTTTGGTGGGAGGACAATTTATTTTAGAGCAAATTTTTCACATGGCAGGACGTTTAAGTTTTATCATTGAGTTTTGTGGAGGGTTTGTTTTCTTAATGTTACTGATGAAGGGAAAAGTAAAATGA
- a CDS encoding phage tail sheath C-terminal domain-containing protein, translating to MATEFNHGIRLIEDGQASRPLEMFSQTAIGAVVTAPDADAQTYPLNEPVLVFTHETEKIQKLGTRGTALDVINAVRAQGIEAQVILVRVEEKSTIAETQTEMVGSSVSLTGVHALKHARGHLGVEPGILLAPAYSAGRLDNAKNPLADALEQVAEKLQAIAVFDTGGKNTEESLAFRADFSSRFCYLIDPFVRVANSEGGFSIKPASPFVAAMFIKRDKQKGGVFWSPSNQDVHGILGTARPISYFDGEIDHEANRLNQADIATFIPARLSQNAQGQLAANGRILWGNHTTSSDPLWRFVNVVRTRAALEKTIINNLRPWANDENLTGQHVIAITRSLTQFLDDMIARGALLGGRVWFDRDLNSNSNLQLGKLRVEFDAEEVPPLEDLSFGSRRNGAYFNRLAQDIQNKMTYAFGDTLEGYRKAARSDV from the coding sequence ATGGCAACAGAATTTAATCATGGTATTCGCCTCATTGAGGATGGTCAAGCTTCTCGCCCTTTAGAGATGTTTAGCCAAACCGCCATTGGGGCGGTTGTGACAGCCCCTGATGCGGATGCACAGACCTATCCCCTTAACGAGCCCGTGTTGGTCTTTACCCATGAGACAGAGAAAATCCAAAAGCTTGGGACAAGAGGAACGGCCCTTGATGTTATCAATGCCGTTCGTGCGCAAGGAATTGAGGCACAAGTGATCCTTGTGCGGGTGGAGGAAAAGTCTACCATTGCTGAGACACAAACAGAAATGGTGGGGTCAAGTGTTTCTTTAACCGGTGTTCATGCGCTAAAACATGCTAGAGGGCATTTAGGTGTGGAACCTGGAATTCTCTTAGCGCCAGCTTATAGTGCAGGGCGCCTTGATAATGCTAAAAATCCACTAGCAGATGCTCTAGAACAGGTTGCCGAAAAGCTACAAGCCATTGCCGTGTTCGATACGGGGGGCAAAAATACGGAAGAAAGCCTTGCCTTTCGCGCGGATTTCTCCTCACGCTTTTGTTATCTGATTGACCCCTTTGTGCGGGTAGCAAATAGTGAGGGGGGCTTTAGTATTAAACCAGCAAGCCCCTTTGTGGCGGCGATGTTTATCAAACGTGACAAACAAAAGGGGGGTGTTTTTTGGTCTCCCTCTAACCAAGATGTGCATGGTATTTTAGGCACAGCACGCCCCATTAGCTATTTTGATGGGGAAATTGATCATGAGGCTAATCGTCTCAATCAAGCCGATATTGCCACCTTTATTCCCGCCCGCCTTAGCCAAAATGCCCAAGGTCAATTGGCTGCCAATGGGCGCATTTTATGGGGCAATCACACCACCTCGAGTGATCCACTCTGGCGTTTTGTCAATGTGGTACGCACCCGCGCAGCCTTGGAAAAAACCATCATTAACAATTTACGCCCTTGGGCGAATGACGAGAATCTGACCGGTCAACATGTCATTGCTATTACCCGCAGCCTTACACAGTTTCTTGATGATATGATTGCGCGCGGTGCGCTTTTAGGGGGGCGGGTTTGGTTTGACCGTGATTTGAATTCAAACAGCAATTTGCAATTGGGAAAATTGCGGGTGGAATTTGATGCAGAAGAAGTGCCCCCTCTCGAAGATTTAAGCTTCGGCAGCCGGCGCAATGGTGCTTACTTTAATCGGCTGGCGCAAGATATCCAAAATAAAATGACCTATGCTTTTGGCGATACGCTTGAGGGTTATCGCAAGGCAGCAAGGAGTGATGTATGA
- a CDS encoding transposase domain-containing protein — MKEWFCIAELAKAALPGLPSTYKSLENHGRAHWRKNSALSRKVESKTKPVWEYHISLLPEGARAALLLRAGGVDVLQKAELTRQKEVLWARYEGLSKVHKRRCEERLKALCSMEDLLHAGMGVHDAASLCAVQFGVSRMSLFNWRQMVEGYERPDWLAALAPCYGEETVSQWAECHEEAWEVLCSDYLRSSRPAFSACYRRMVLVAREKGWTPIPSERALRRRFKAQVSKAVVALAREGEEKAKKLYPSQRRDRSSLHAMQAVNMDGHKLDVFVSVPWSEKPVRLYLIAIQDLYSGKILSWRLSDAETWEIVRLVIGDMVEAYGIPERMTLDNGRAFTSKWISGGVQNRFRFKIKADEPQGLLTSLGIQLQWTTPYSGQSKPIERAWRDLAEAISKHPFCAGAYTGNKPDAKPEDYGKRAIGFEAFKAHVGAQIVAHNAQAGRKALTCAGRSFDETFAESLTAEGTIIRQATAAQRALWLLTSEALRTQKGTGEIHFYGNRYWARALNEYAGKKVIVRFDPDYLHQDLRVYDLNNRLLCMAECLADVGFYDQQAARLNGRLRKEYVRAVKAEKQLAAKLAPDHLADVYGRLEKKDDGLKSKLVVKPKVSRLMPNHGGNLAVKVQDDEALDAQEFSQHLHKALRRLSASDEGREVIKFPKR; from the coding sequence ATGAAGGAATGGTTTTGTATTGCTGAATTAGCCAAGGCGGCTTTGCCAGGGTTGCCATCTACCTATAAAAGCCTTGAAAACCACGGACGGGCACATTGGAGAAAAAATTCTGCACTCTCACGGAAGGTGGAAAGCAAGACCAAGCCGGTTTGGGAGTATCATATCTCTTTATTGCCGGAAGGGGCGCGGGCAGCGTTGTTGTTGCGGGCGGGTGGTGTTGACGTTTTGCAAAAGGCAGAGCTGACGAGACAAAAAGAAGTGCTTTGGGCGCGTTATGAAGGGCTTTCAAAGGTGCATAAAAGGCGCTGTGAAGAGCGTTTGAAGGCGCTTTGTTCTATGGAGGATTTACTTCATGCCGGTATGGGGGTGCATGATGCGGCAAGTTTGTGCGCGGTTCAGTTTGGGGTGAGCCGGATGTCGCTTTTTAATTGGCGCCAGATGGTGGAAGGGTATGAGCGCCCTGATTGGTTGGCGGCTTTAGCGCCTTGTTATGGTGAGGAGACTGTTTCGCAATGGGCTGAGTGTCATGAGGAGGCATGGGAGGTTTTGTGTTCGGATTATTTGCGTTCGTCCCGTCCTGCTTTTTCGGCTTGTTATCGGCGCATGGTTTTGGTGGCGCGGGAGAAAGGTTGGACGCCTATTCCCTCAGAGCGGGCGTTACGGCGTCGTTTTAAGGCGCAAGTTTCCAAAGCGGTTGTAGCGTTAGCGCGTGAGGGAGAGGAGAAAGCCAAGAAGCTTTATCCGTCACAACGGCGTGATCGCTCGAGTTTGCATGCAATGCAAGCGGTGAATATGGACGGGCATAAGTTGGATGTTTTTGTGAGTGTTCCTTGGTCAGAAAAGCCTGTACGGCTTTATTTGATTGCCATTCAAGATCTTTATTCAGGCAAGATTTTATCATGGCGCCTATCGGATGCGGAGACTTGGGAAATCGTGCGTTTGGTGATTGGGGATATGGTGGAGGCTTATGGAATACCGGAGCGTATGACCTTGGATAATGGGCGTGCTTTTACCAGCAAGTGGATTTCTGGGGGTGTGCAAAACCGCTTTCGTTTTAAGATTAAGGCGGATGAACCGCAGGGTCTTTTGACCAGTTTGGGCATTCAATTGCAATGGACGACCCCTTATAGCGGGCAGTCGAAACCGATTGAGCGGGCATGGCGTGATTTGGCAGAGGCGATTTCGAAGCATCCTTTTTGTGCGGGAGCTTATACGGGTAATAAACCGGATGCCAAGCCTGAAGATTATGGCAAGCGCGCGATAGGATTTGAAGCGTTTAAAGCCCATGTTGGGGCGCAGATTGTGGCGCATAATGCACAAGCAGGGCGCAAGGCGCTGACATGTGCGGGGCGCAGTTTTGATGAGACTTTTGCAGAAAGTTTGACAGCAGAGGGGACGATTATCCGGCAAGCAACAGCGGCGCAAAGGGCTTTATGGCTTTTGACCTCAGAAGCATTGCGTACACAAAAGGGGACGGGGGAGATTCATTTTTATGGCAATCGTTATTGGGCGCGGGCATTGAATGAGTATGCGGGGAAGAAGGTGATTGTACGCTTTGATCCGGATTATTTGCACCAAGATTTGCGGGTTTATGATTTGAATAATCGGTTGCTTTGCATGGCAGAATGTCTTGCGGATGTGGGCTTTTATGACCAGCAGGCAGCGCGTTTGAATGGGCGTTTGCGTAAAGAATATGTGAGAGCTGTTAAAGCAGAAAAACAGTTGGCAGCAAAGCTTGCGCCTGATCACTTGGCTGATGTTTATGGGCGCCTTGAGAAAAAGGATGATGGTTTAAAATCCAAGCTTGTTGTCAAGCCAAAGGTAAGCCGCTTGATGCCAAACCATGGGGGGAACTTAGCTGTGAAAGTGCAGGATGATGAGGCTTTGGATGCGCAAGAATTTAGTCAACATTTGCACAAAGCTTTAAGACGGCTTTCCGCCTCTGATGAGGGGCGTGAAGTGATCAAGTTTCCTAAACGATAG
- a CDS encoding helix-turn-helix domain-containing protein, which translates to MTTTQTCIQVWDRHSILAELRRRNMTLAELAKAYQLSSSSVQHIWTRSNEKAERAIADFIGLPVEQVFSDRYPKSRRRIFKAARHANTDSRTQSALRGNAA; encoded by the coding sequence ATGACAACCACACAAACATGCATTCAAGTATGGGATCGCCATAGTATTTTAGCTGAGCTACGCCGCCGGAATATGACCTTGGCGGAGCTCGCGAAAGCGTATCAACTCTCCTCATCCAGCGTTCAACACATCTGGACACGGTCTAACGAGAAAGCAGAACGTGCTATTGCCGATTTTATCGGCTTGCCCGTCGAGCAGGTTTTCTCCGACCGCTACCCTAAAAGTCGTCGTCGCATTTTTAAAGCAGCACGACATGCCAACACGGATTCGCGTACACAGTCCGCATTGCGCGGTAATGCTGCTTGA
- a CDS encoding Bgr_08870 family protein, with amino-acid sequence MSKTKKLDMELPQEGRFISSEFPILRENLNKLDQALVAVEEKIDEKAPLQHTHIISEITDLESALHGKMAADKTFTFADLSDIEGAKDAANNYVLYKSSNNNFTFGSAVSLLGAHKHKTEDIVGLDDFRAKINQDLTSYGRLTSPNEWKNYNKFTSKVTMSGGLELLGNASLNLTHNGEVVTNLSTSGSSLKGPLRIDGDVVYTKAQVDAAILAGIKSLKKDLIDKITNWTALADAELLYTQDGKIEWPDWVTDKTKVEIQAWGGGGSGGGAFVSRLGGGGGGGGCSVWYGYKASLKGHENITIGKGGASVAKNFVSGNSGETTVVGKNFMTATGGKGGGGAYYYNSSNYSSGSGGAGGMGGNFGLATDEHPGLAKGGNGCAGTDGITGKISGNGGDAGGDTSRGGGGGTGQGSYSSGKAGRGFGGGGAGSHGTDSPSGAGADGAVLIRLWKE; translated from the coding sequence ATGAGCAAAACTAAAAAACTCGACATGGAATTGCCTCAAGAGGGGCGTTTTATCAGTTCTGAATTCCCAATCTTGCGCGAAAACCTCAATAAACTTGATCAAGCGCTTGTGGCTGTTGAGGAAAAAATAGACGAAAAGGCGCCCTTACAACACACGCATATCATAAGCGAAATCACAGATCTAGAAAGTGCTCTTCATGGCAAGATGGCAGCGGATAAAACCTTCACTTTTGCTGATTTAAGCGATATCGAGGGGGCAAAAGATGCCGCCAACAATTATGTGCTCTACAAATCAAGCAACAATAATTTTACTTTTGGTAGTGCTGTCTCACTGTTAGGTGCGCACAAACATAAAACAGAAGATATCGTGGGGCTTGATGACTTTAGAGCCAAGATCAATCAAGATCTGACCAGCTATGGGCGCCTCACAAGCCCAAATGAATGGAAAAATTACAATAAGTTTACCAGCAAAGTCACCATGAGTGGTGGCTTAGAACTGTTGGGAAACGCATCATTGAACCTCACCCATAATGGTGAAGTGGTCACTAACTTAAGTACGAGCGGAAGCTCGCTTAAAGGACCTTTGAGAATCGATGGTGATGTTGTTTATACGAAGGCGCAAGTTGATGCCGCCATCTTGGCAGGGATAAAGAGTCTTAAAAAAGATTTGATCGATAAAATCACCAATTGGACTGCCCTTGCTGATGCTGAATTGCTCTATACACAAGATGGCAAAATTGAATGGCCCGATTGGGTCACGGATAAAACCAAAGTTGAGATCCAAGCATGGGGGGGCGGCGGTAGTGGTGGTGGAGCTTTTGTTTCAAGATTAGGAGGAGGTGGTGGCGGTGGCGGTTGTTCCGTATGGTATGGCTATAAAGCCAGTTTAAAAGGGCATGAGAATATCACCATTGGTAAAGGAGGAGCTTCTGTTGCAAAGAATTTTGTAAGCGGTAATTCTGGAGAAACAACAGTTGTTGGCAAAAATTTTATGACGGCTACAGGAGGAAAGGGTGGTGGTGGTGCTTATTATTACAATTCATCTAATTACTCTTCAGGCTCTGGTGGTGCTGGAGGAATGGGAGGAAATTTTGGTTTAGCAACAGACGAACATCCAGGACTTGCCAAAGGCGGCAATGGTTGTGCTGGAACGGATGGAATTACTGGCAAGATAAGTGGTAATGGCGGTGATGCTGGAGGCGATACATCAAGGGGAGGGGGTGGAGGAACGGGACAAGGTTCCTATAGTTCAGGAAAAGCAGGGCGTGGTTTTGGTGGTGGCGGTGCGGGCTCTCATGGAACTGATTCTCCAAGTGGTGCTGGAGCTGATGGTGCTGTCCTTATAAGGTTATGGAAAGAATAA
- a CDS encoding ParB/RepB/Spo0J family partition protein: MAQFQEVALDLIVVPERIRPVDDEHAKALAQSMAREGLMNPITVRHTPNAKEGNYTLIAGAHRLRAAELLGYSEIDAVVVQADKENAALLEVAENLFRNELSVIDRALFVQTYRELWEKKYGEIKVGGDRKSKGKLYPLIGGEQFGQVDRIAQTNEDASSNDNKIGCEGDKVAKGQVDPLPNDGDLNGKMQSLHFATHVADRIGLSKESVKLLNRIAQHLQPELRAVLRGTALADNQAQLLKLAKMEPVSQRRVAIALQQVEGDLRRAVDLVNGVNTPPQVNEQERIFAQLLGGWQRADAQTRARFYDYLNKQSGEEQA, encoded by the coding sequence ATGGCACAGTTTCAAGAGGTTGCTTTAGATTTGATTGTTGTACCGGAGCGTATACGCCCTGTAGATGATGAGCATGCCAAGGCACTTGCACAATCAATGGCGCGGGAGGGATTGATGAATCCGATTACTGTGCGCCATACCCCCAATGCTAAGGAAGGCAATTACACGCTGATTGCTGGTGCGCACCGGTTACGGGCTGCGGAGCTTTTAGGCTATAGCGAAATCGATGCGGTTGTGGTGCAGGCAGATAAAGAAAATGCTGCGCTTTTAGAAGTGGCAGAAAACTTGTTTCGCAATGAATTGTCAGTGATTGACCGCGCTTTGTTTGTGCAGACTTACCGCGAATTGTGGGAAAAGAAGTATGGGGAGATTAAGGTTGGTGGCGACAGAAAATCAAAGGGTAAACTTTACCCTTTGATCGGTGGTGAGCAATTCGGTCAAGTTGACCGAATTGCTCAAACGAACGAAGATGCCTCTTCAAATGACAATAAAATCGGGTGTGAAGGGGATAAAGTGGCAAAGGGTCAAGTTGACCCTTTGCCAAATGATGGTGACTTAAATGGCAAAATGCAAAGTTTGCACTTTGCCACACATGTTGCCGATAGGATTGGTTTATCGAAGGAGTCGGTGAAACTCCTCAACCGTATTGCTCAGCATCTACAGCCGGAGTTGCGGGCGGTTTTACGTGGCACGGCATTGGCAGATAATCAAGCGCAGTTGTTAAAGCTTGCCAAGATGGAGCCGGTTTCGCAACGGCGGGTGGCGATTGCTTTGCAACAGGTTGAGGGGGATTTGCGGCGGGCTGTTGATTTGGTCAATGGGGTTAATACGCCGCCGCAAGTTAATGAACAAGAACGGATTTTTGCCCAATTGTTAGGGGGGTGGCAAAGGGCAGATGCGCAGACACGGGCGCGGTTTTATGATTATTTGAACAAGCAATCGGGGGAGGAGCAGGCATGA
- a CDS encoding tail protein X, whose translation MKIPEKRVVVELEDMSLDLLCFQHAMAVLGDRSQVGLLNGYCEATLEANPEIAKYGPILPRGLTVILPEFIPQEKNRVVKRLWD comes from the coding sequence ATGAAGATACCAGAAAAGCGTGTTGTTGTAGAGCTGGAGGATATGAGTCTCGATCTCCTCTGCTTTCAACATGCCATGGCTGTGTTAGGGGACCGTTCTCAAGTTGGATTATTAAATGGCTATTGTGAAGCCACATTGGAAGCCAATCCAGAGATTGCCAAATATGGTCCAATTTTACCGCGAGGCTTAACGGTCATTCTGCCTGAATTTATCCCCCAAGAAAAGAACCGCGTGGTGAAACGGTTATGGGATTAA
- a CDS encoding helix-turn-helix domain-containing protein has protein sequence MKRQKNEPKTALAKRLTEVRKLVGLSRDIFSLKIGISIQGLGNYERGDRTPDATVLSAYKEKFGVNLNWLLTGEDAMFIDMMMARSFNISPPTIPAGLMKKLGRIAYTTYRDAKIKLPPEDIAELAAELYKKLQELVQNINDMEEIELTLPLLKLHLKRQIEAEKEHSKATQNSA, from the coding sequence ATGAAACGACAAAAAAATGAGCCCAAAACTGCATTAGCAAAACGACTCACAGAAGTTAGAAAGCTTGTGGGCTTATCTCGTGATATATTTTCTCTTAAAATTGGTATCAGTATTCAAGGGCTTGGAAATTACGAACGCGGTGATAGAACTCCAGATGCAACGGTTTTATCAGCATATAAAGAAAAATTTGGAGTGAACCTGAATTGGCTTTTGACCGGTGAAGATGCAATGTTTATAGACATGATGATGGCTCGGTCTTTCAATATCTCTCCGCCTACCATTCCTGCTGGACTGATGAAAAAACTTGGTCGCATAGCTTATACAACCTATCGCGATGCAAAAATAAAACTCCCCCCCGAAGATATAGCGGAACTCGCGGCGGAACTTTATAAAAAACTGCAAGAGCTTGTTCAAAACATTAATGATATGGAAGAAATAGAGCTTACCTTGCCTCTTCTAAAATTGCATTTAAAGCGCCAAATCGAAGCTGAAAAAGAACACTCCAAAGCTACACAAAATTCGGCTTAA
- a CDS encoding phage tail protein, which produces MQDPLMMLGPHQFYVDWLNFQSFEEEFSASWVCLERFGKSPSLQFTGYGNDPKTIHGVWFPEEFGDRVAIDAITTTIKRAKPVQMLRWINDTTYSVLLHGPVVITSITKDHDFISRSGQSQRIRYSISLLPFFNGGKPQGQYQVGQTL; this is translated from the coding sequence ATGCAAGATCCTTTGATGATGTTAGGTCCACATCAATTTTATGTGGACTGGCTTAATTTCCAATCTTTTGAAGAGGAATTCTCTGCCTCATGGGTTTGCTTAGAGCGTTTTGGCAAGTCGCCTAGTTTGCAATTTACTGGCTATGGCAATGATCCCAAAACCATTCATGGCGTTTGGTTTCCAGAAGAATTTGGTGATCGTGTAGCCATTGATGCCATCACCACAACGATCAAGAGAGCAAAGCCGGTCCAGATGCTTCGTTGGATCAATGATACCACCTATAGTGTCCTTCTCCATGGACCCGTGGTGATCACCAGTATCACGAAAGACCACGACTTTATCAGTCGCTCCGGTCAATCCCAGCGTATCCGCTATTCCATCAGTCTCTTACCCTTTTTTAATGGCGGAAAACCGCAAGGACAATATCAGGTGGGGCAAACTTTATGA
- a CDS encoding ABC transporter ATP-binding protein, with the protein MIEIDHLSKAYGARLIIDNLCLHLPKGGIISLIGPNGSGKSTLLMLIRRLLPHHQGTIHIDGFNIDKVPHDILAQKLSILRQDNSLSFRLTVYDLVSFGRYPYSKGWYTHEDKQFIDSALRYLGLQDLKDRFLDELSGGQRQRAFIAMVICQDTDYLLLDEPLNNLDMKHAVSMMKQLRRTADELKKTILIVMHDINFASSYSDMIVTLKNGKAAYLGTPKEIMQPEILKDIYDVDIQIKTINDIPIALYYR; encoded by the coding sequence ATGATTGAGATCGATCATCTTTCCAAGGCTTACGGAGCACGATTGATTATCGATAATTTATGCCTTCATCTGCCCAAAGGGGGGATTATTTCTCTTATTGGGCCCAATGGTTCGGGAAAATCAACTCTTTTAATGCTAATAAGACGTCTTTTACCACACCACCAAGGAACAATTCATATCGATGGCTTTAATATTGATAAAGTACCCCATGATATTTTGGCTCAAAAGCTCTCAATTTTACGTCAAGATAATTCTTTATCCTTCCGGTTAACTGTATATGATTTAGTGAGTTTCGGACGCTATCCTTATTCGAAAGGCTGGTATACACATGAAGATAAACAATTTATTGACAGTGCACTACGCTATCTGGGCTTACAAGATTTAAAAGACCGTTTTTTAGATGAGCTTTCTGGAGGGCAGCGCCAACGCGCTTTTATTGCCATGGTCATCTGTCAAGATACCGATTATCTTCTCTTAGATGAACCATTAAACAATCTGGACATGAAACATGCCGTTTCTATGATGAAGCAGCTACGCCGCACAGCTGATGAACTGAAAAAAACCATTCTTATTGTTATGCATGATATTAATTTTGCCTCATCTTATTCAGATATGATTGTTACATTGAAAAATGGGAAAGCAGCCTATCTGGGAACCCCCAAAGAAATTATGCAGCCAGAAATTCTTAAAGACATTTATGATGTCGATATTCAAATAAAAACAATCAACGACATCCCTATTGCTCTTTATTATCGATAA
- a CDS encoding phage late control D family protein: MGLMRTHPFIVVKVGEKPVHEVFYQRLLTATITDNAGNEADTFEAEFDDSGNDLEIPSSNSALHVTFGYQDSIRAFMGRFVVETVISCGGSDGEILRLCGKSASMCAEIKEQASEHFDHKTIAEIVETLAKRHGYQAKVSPQLTKQTLPYVVRTDQSAIDFLTRLADRMRARFLIKDHKFLFLSGDNLPLQTIHQHECSHWEFTLEPRTQYGIIEASYFDRAKGQQCQVKHQTGFTGPIRRLRSCYPSQEEAQAAAASESDRLCRAVGSGSLTLAGYPEIMAGQPLLLQGFRGEINGPWKAATVTHRYEKQSGYITEITFEAPDKGNKTGEKKTSE, encoded by the coding sequence ATGGGATTAATGCGCACACACCCTTTTATTGTGGTTAAGGTGGGAGAAAAACCTGTTCATGAAGTTTTTTACCAACGTCTTTTAACGGCAACCATCACAGACAATGCGGGTAATGAAGCCGATACATTCGAGGCGGAATTTGATGATAGCGGCAATGATTTAGAGATTCCCTCCAGTAACAGTGCGCTCCATGTCACCTTTGGCTATCAGGACAGCATTCGTGCCTTTATGGGGCGTTTTGTTGTGGAGACGGTGATCAGTTGTGGGGGCAGTGATGGAGAGATTTTGCGCCTTTGTGGCAAAAGTGCCTCGATGTGTGCGGAGATCAAAGAACAGGCGAGTGAACATTTTGACCACAAAACCATTGCTGAGATTGTTGAGACCCTTGCCAAACGCCATGGTTATCAAGCAAAGGTCAGTCCACAATTGACCAAACAAACCTTGCCTTATGTGGTGCGCACCGATCAATCGGCGATTGATTTTTTAACTAGGCTTGCGGATCGCATGCGGGCGCGTTTTTTAATCAAAGACCATAAGTTTTTATTTTTAAGCGGGGACAATCTCCCCCTCCAGACCATTCATCAACATGAGTGTTCCCATTGGGAATTCACCCTAGAGCCGCGTACGCAATACGGCATCATTGAAGCTTCTTATTTTGATCGCGCAAAAGGGCAACAATGCCAAGTCAAGCATCAAACAGGGTTTACTGGCCCCATTCGCCGTCTGCGCAGTTGTTATCCAAGTCAAGAAGAAGCACAAGCGGCGGCTGCTTCCGAGTCGGATCGCTTATGCCGTGCTGTAGGCAGTGGCTCCTTAACTCTTGCGGGATACCCTGAAATCATGGCGGGTCAACCGCTTCTCCTGCAAGGGTTTCGAGGCGAAATCAATGGTCCATGGAAGGCTGCTACCGTGACCCATCGCTATGAAAAGCAAAGCGGCTACATCACAGAAATAACCTTTGAGGCACCAGATAAGGGAAACAAAACAGGAGAAAAGAAAACCTCTGAGTGA
- a CDS encoding phage major tail tube protein: MTLRIVRGFTLIVDDDVNLHLDLETLKLPTLEEITETYQPGGSDMQIDVSGLGVKALSLQMKIRSHTPEIIGIFGGPPGLRHKFTGKKHVVSEEDGREHEHSIDVTGRLVKVDSESLTAGKATGYDCEIKNVWDYTEFWDGSVLHRFSFKRGGWLVRNGQDIGSRRRSILNL, translated from the coding sequence ATGACTTTAAGAATTGTTCGCGGTTTTACCCTGATTGTTGATGATGATGTCAATCTTCATCTTGATCTTGAAACACTCAAACTTCCCACGTTGGAAGAAATCACCGAAACCTATCAACCAGGGGGCTCTGATATGCAAATTGATGTGAGTGGTCTTGGTGTGAAAGCTTTGAGCTTGCAAATGAAAATCCGCAGCCACACGCCAGAAATCATCGGTATCTTTGGCGGTCCTCCTGGTCTTCGTCATAAATTTACCGGCAAAAAACATGTGGTGTCTGAAGAAGATGGACGCGAGCATGAACATTCCATTGATGTCACGGGGCGTTTGGTCAAAGTCGATAGCGAAAGCTTAACAGCTGGAAAAGCCACAGGCTATGATTGCGAGATCAAGAATGTTTGGGACTATACAGAATTTTGGGATGGTTCTGTTTTACATCGTTTCTCATTTAAACGGGGCGGCTGGCTTGTGCGCAATGGACAAGATATCGGCTCTCGCCGTCGCTCTATTCTCAATTTATAG